A genomic segment from Halomonas sp. GD1P12 encodes:
- a CDS encoding methylamine utilization protein, translated as MTDSTGAPLEDAVVEVHYAGAAAPAREGQIYQRGAAFHPHVLTVPAGSYVSFPNQDTTRHHVYSFSPAKTFELNLYLQETPEPVLFDKPGVVVLGCNIHDQMQAFIVVTDAPFADKTGPDGVVQTPTLPEGEHAVRVWHPRLDDRQQIWWEGNISGDQPLNVQLELNALTPETPPLSPLQQRFHQANEH; from the coding sequence GTGACCGACAGCACTGGCGCCCCGCTCGAAGACGCGGTGGTCGAAGTCCACTACGCCGGCGCCGCGGCGCCGGCGCGTGAAGGCCAGATCTATCAACGCGGGGCGGCGTTTCACCCCCATGTGCTCACCGTGCCGGCAGGAAGCTACGTCTCGTTTCCCAACCAGGATACGACGCGCCACCACGTCTACTCCTTTTCACCGGCGAAAACGTTTGAGCTCAACCTGTATCTACAGGAAACCCCGGAGCCGGTGCTGTTCGATAAGCCAGGGGTCGTGGTACTGGGATGCAACATTCACGATCAGATGCAGGCGTTCATCGTCGTCACTGACGCCCCCTTCGCCGACAAAACCGGTCCTGACGGCGTGGTACAAACGCCGACGCTGCCGGAGGGCGAGCACGCGGTGCGCGTTTGGCACCCAAGACTCGATGATCGCCAGCAAATCTGGTGGGAAGGCAACATTTCTGGTGATCAGCCGCTGAACGTTCAACTCGAGCTCAACGCGCTAACGCCAGAAACGCCACCTCTTTCACCACTACAGCAGCGTTTTCATCAGGCCAACGAGCATTAA
- a CDS encoding transglycosylase SLT domain-containing protein has translation MVARLTSALTLAALCLVVAPAVSAAEPPLRSTLDGAAYQDTAMRQWAARMHAPLSRFISDAGQRDALLTRLYQEARLAGLPPSLILALIEVESAFRPDAVSSAGATGLMQIMPFWVAELGLPIDDLTDPHRNLRYGCTILAHYLAVESGDFTRALARYNGSLGNTWYPERVLRVWQSAWR, from the coding sequence GTGGTGGCGCGGCTTACATCAGCCCTTACACTGGCGGCGTTATGTCTGGTGGTAGCACCAGCGGTTAGCGCCGCCGAGCCCCCGCTTCGCTCGACCCTCGACGGCGCTGCCTATCAGGACACCGCGATGCGCCAATGGGCCGCGCGCATGCACGCGCCGCTTTCGCGCTTCATTAGTGATGCCGGCCAGCGCGACGCACTGCTCACAAGGCTTTATCAGGAGGCTCGGCTCGCCGGGCTTCCGCCGAGTTTGATATTGGCGCTGATCGAGGTGGAGAGCGCCTTTCGGCCGGACGCGGTCTCCTCCGCCGGCGCCACGGGCCTCATGCAGATCATGCCCTTTTGGGTCGCCGAGCTTGGCCTTCCCATCGACGATTTGACCGACCCCCACCGCAACCTTCGCTACGGCTGCACGATTCTGGCCCACTATCTGGCCGTCGAGAGCGGTGATTTTACCCGAGCGCTTGCCCGCTACAACGGCAGTTTGGGCAACACCTGGTACCCCGAGCGCGTACTGCGGGTTTGGCAAAGCGCCTGGCGCTAG
- a CDS encoding proline--tRNA ligase produces MRASQLLIATLKETPADAEVVSHQLMLRAGMIRRLTSGLYTWLPLGLRTLRKVERIVREEMNRAGGQEVLMPAVQPADLWQESGRWEQYGPELLRVKDRHERDYCVGPTHEEVITDLVRREVSSYKQLPINFYQIQTKFRDEIRPRFGVMRSREFIMKDAYSFHADEASLADTYQAMYDAYTRIFTRLGLDFRPVIADNGSIGGTGSHEFHVLADSGEDDIVFSNGSDYAANMEKAEALAAPLGSDAKREAPSQEMHLVDTPNAKTIAALVEQHGLAIEKTVKTLIVRAANGGLIALLVRGDHELNEVKAENLPEVFAPLTMGSEEEIRAAAGAGFGSLGPVNLDMPIIVDHSVALMSDFGAGANIEGKHYFGINWERDLALPQAADLRNVVEGDPSPDGHGTLSIKRGIEVGHVFQLGTKYSEAMDAKVLGDSGKTLHPWMGCYGIGITRVVAAAIEQNHDDAGIIWPDAIAPFNVALVPMNAHKSQRVREASEALHQTLTNAGFDVLLDDRDTRPGVKFADLELMGVPHRIVIGDRSLDNGELEYKGRRDAEATMVAEDQIVAFLGEKSGLNA; encoded by the coding sequence ATGCGCGCCAGCCAACTACTGATTGCCACCTTGAAAGAGACCCCGGCCGATGCGGAGGTCGTGAGTCATCAACTGATGCTGCGCGCCGGCATGATCCGTCGTTTGACCTCGGGCCTCTATACCTGGCTACCCTTGGGGCTTCGCACGCTGCGCAAGGTCGAGCGGATCGTGCGCGAAGAGATGAACCGCGCCGGCGGCCAGGAAGTGCTGATGCCCGCGGTACAGCCGGCGGATCTATGGCAGGAGTCCGGCCGCTGGGAGCAGTACGGCCCGGAGCTTTTGCGCGTCAAGGATCGCCACGAGCGCGACTACTGCGTTGGCCCGACCCACGAAGAGGTGATCACCGATCTGGTGCGCCGCGAGGTGTCGAGCTACAAGCAGCTGCCGATCAACTTCTATCAGATTCAAACCAAGTTTCGCGACGAGATTCGCCCGCGCTTTGGCGTAATGCGCTCGCGCGAGTTCATCATGAAGGACGCCTACTCCTTCCACGCCGACGAAGCGTCGCTGGCCGATACCTACCAGGCCATGTATGACGCCTACACGCGCATCTTCACTCGCCTGGGGCTCGATTTTCGCCCGGTGATCGCCGATAACGGCTCGATCGGCGGCACTGGTTCGCATGAATTCCACGTGCTGGCCGACTCCGGCGAGGACGACATCGTCTTCTCCAACGGCTCCGACTACGCCGCCAACATGGAAAAGGCCGAGGCACTGGCGGCGCCGCTGGGTAGCGATGCCAAGCGCGAAGCACCCAGCCAGGAGATGCACCTGGTCGATACGCCCAACGCCAAAACCATCGCCGCGCTGGTCGAACAGCACGGCTTGGCGATCGAGAAAACCGTCAAGACGCTGATCGTGCGCGCTGCCAACGGTGGGCTGATCGCACTGTTGGTGCGCGGCGATCACGAGCTCAATGAGGTCAAGGCGGAGAATTTGCCCGAGGTTTTCGCCCCGCTCACCATGGGCAGCGAAGAGGAAATTCGCGCCGCCGCTGGCGCGGGCTTTGGCTCACTCGGCCCGGTGAATCTCGATATGCCGATCATCGTCGATCATAGCGTTGCGCTGATGTCGGACTTTGGCGCCGGCGCCAATATCGAAGGTAAGCACTACTTCGGCATCAACTGGGAGCGCGATCTGGCGCTGCCCCAAGCGGCGGATCTGCGCAACGTGGTCGAAGGCGACCCGTCGCCGGACGGTCACGGTACGCTCTCGATCAAGCGCGGCATCGAGGTCGGTCACGTGTTTCAGCTCGGCACCAAATACTCCGAGGCGATGGACGCCAAGGTGCTCGGCGACAGCGGCAAGACCCTGCACCCGTGGATGGGCTGCTACGGTATCGGCATCACTCGCGTGGTGGCCGCCGCGATCGAGCAGAACCACGACGATGCCGGCATCATCTGGCCTGACGCCATCGCGCCGTTCAACGTGGCGCTGGTGCCGATGAACGCGCACAAGTCCCAGCGCGTGCGCGAAGCCTCTGAAGCGCTCCACCAAACGCTGACCAACGCCGGCTTCGACGTACTGCTGGACGACCGCGATACGCGCCCGGGGGTGAAATTCGCCGACCTGGAGCTGATGGGCGTACCTCACCGCATCGTGATCGGCGATCGCAGCCTGGATAACGGCGAGCTCGAGTACAAGGGCCGCCGCGACGCTGAGGCTACCATGGTCGCCGAAGATCAGATCGTCGCGTTTTTGGGCGAAAAGTCCGGCCTGAACGCCTGA
- a CDS encoding benzoate/H(+) symporter BenE family transporter encodes MSTSENSQPYRFSLWRDTSFSTVTAGLVAVVISYTSSAAIVFQAAEAAGATAAQISSWLWALGIGMGLTTLGLSLYYRMPLLTAWSTPGAAFLVTSLPGVPMDEAIGAFLFSALLITLCGVTGLFERLMRHIPNAIAQALLAGILLRFGLELFGVMQSQWMLPMIMLVAWVIGRRFWPALAVPGVLLVGLVAAVMLGQVDAGSIPLTPAAPAFTAPAFAPTTLIGVGIPLFIITMATQNLPGVAVLRAAGYQPNGSALMGWTGAATMALAPLGGFALNMAAISAAVCIGPDAHADMRRRYAAGAAAGAFYLVMGLFGATVTGLFNALPQALIVALAGIALLGTLSGGLAGAFANAAERDAAIVTFLLTASSVSLLGIGSAFWGLLLGLITLKLTRPRERA; translated from the coding sequence ATGTCCACCTCAGAAAACAGTCAGCCTTACCGCTTCTCGCTCTGGCGCGATACGAGTTTTTCGACCGTAACGGCGGGGCTGGTCGCGGTCGTCATCAGCTACACAAGCTCCGCGGCAATCGTGTTTCAGGCCGCCGAGGCGGCGGGGGCGACAGCGGCGCAGATTAGCTCCTGGCTCTGGGCGCTGGGAATCGGCATGGGGCTAACCACGCTCGGGCTGTCGCTTTACTACCGCATGCCGCTACTGACCGCCTGGTCGACGCCGGGCGCGGCGTTTCTGGTCACGAGCTTGCCGGGCGTGCCAATGGACGAGGCAATCGGGGCGTTTCTTTTTTCAGCGCTTTTGATCACGCTATGCGGGGTCACGGGACTATTCGAGCGGCTGATGCGCCACATTCCCAACGCGATTGCCCAGGCGCTGCTGGCGGGTATCTTGCTGCGATTCGGGCTGGAACTTTTCGGGGTCATGCAGAGCCAGTGGATGCTGCCGATGATCATGCTCGTTGCTTGGGTGATCGGGCGCCGGTTCTGGCCGGCGCTGGCGGTCCCGGGTGTGCTATTGGTAGGGCTCGTTGCCGCGGTGATGCTGGGTCAGGTCGACGCGGGCAGCATTCCACTGACGCCGGCCGCCCCTGCCTTCACCGCTCCCGCGTTTGCGCCAACGACGCTGATCGGCGTCGGCATTCCGCTTTTCATCATCACCATGGCGACCCAGAACCTGCCTGGGGTGGCGGTACTGAGAGCGGCGGGCTATCAGCCCAACGGTTCGGCGCTGATGGGCTGGACCGGGGCGGCCACGATGGCGCTGGCCCCGTTGGGCGGTTTTGCCCTGAACATGGCGGCGATCAGCGCGGCGGTCTGCATTGGCCCGGACGCCCACGCCGACATGCGAAGGCGCTATGCGGCGGGTGCGGCGGCCGGCGCGTTCTATCTGGTGATGGGGCTATTCGGCGCGACGGTCACCGGGCTCTTCAACGCCCTGCCCCAGGCACTGATCGTGGCGCTGGCCGGCATTGCGCTGCTGGGTACGCTTAGCGGCGGGCTGGCCGGTGCCTTTGCCAACGCCGCAGAGCGCGACGCGGCCATCGTAACGTTTTTGCTGACCGCATCGAGTGTCAGCCTGTTGGGGATCGGCAGCGCTTTCTGGGGACTGCTCCTTGGGCTCATCACCCTGAAGTTGACCAGACCCCGCGAGCGCGCCTGA
- a CDS encoding amidase → MSETDLGLMDANSLRTLYQDKQASPLEATRAALERIERFNDQVNAYVHVDREGAESAAKTSARRWGQGKPLSPIDGVPVSMKDLAQVAGMPCREGSLTTSKALCDTDCPPARMLREAGAIILGKTNTPEFGWKAVTDNRVFGATSNPWDTRLTAGGSSGGAAAAAALNMGVLHQGGDSGGSIRIPAAFTGTFGFKPSYGWVPQWPPAKEPSLSHLGTITRSVEDSVAMLNVIGRYDYHDPYATRGQPDCWGEDLGKSLEGLRIGYSPDLGYASVDPQIADKVREAANALAELGAEVVEVDPGLTPAIDTFRKLWFTASLHQWEQLDDKHRELLDPGLVANAKEAEGWTALEFFRALNERAYITQRLEHFNREYHLLMTPSVTLSPFEINHEVPPGSDMRDWEEWASFSYPFNLSQQPAASVPCGFTSEGLPVGFQLAGGKYDDVRVLRACHAYMKRHPTRFPSIPDPSHRAG, encoded by the coding sequence GTGAGCGAAACCGATCTAGGCCTGATGGACGCCAACTCCCTGCGTACGCTTTATCAAGATAAGCAGGCGTCGCCGCTGGAAGCCACCCGTGCCGCCCTCGAGCGTATCGAGCGTTTCAACGACCAGGTGAACGCTTATGTGCACGTCGACCGTGAAGGCGCCGAAAGCGCGGCCAAGACCTCCGCGCGCCGCTGGGGTCAGGGCAAACCGCTAAGCCCGATCGACGGCGTGCCGGTATCGATGAAGGATCTCGCGCAGGTCGCAGGGATGCCCTGCCGGGAAGGGTCGCTGACCACCTCGAAAGCGCTGTGCGACACCGACTGCCCGCCGGCGCGCATGCTGCGCGAGGCCGGCGCGATCATTCTGGGCAAGACCAACACGCCGGAGTTTGGCTGGAAAGCGGTGACCGACAACCGCGTGTTCGGCGCCACCAGCAACCCCTGGGATACAAGGCTTACTGCCGGTGGCTCCTCCGGCGGCGCGGCGGCGGCGGCGGCGCTGAACATGGGGGTGCTGCACCAGGGCGGCGATTCCGGCGGCTCGATTCGTATCCCTGCCGCCTTCACGGGCACCTTCGGCTTCAAACCGAGCTACGGCTGGGTGCCGCAGTGGCCGCCGGCCAAGGAGCCGAGCCTTTCGCATCTGGGCACGATCACCCGCTCAGTGGAAGACTCGGTGGCGATGCTCAACGTCATCGGCCGCTACGACTACCACGACCCCTACGCCACCCGCGGCCAGCCCGACTGCTGGGGCGAGGATCTCGGCAAAAGCCTGGAAGGCCTGCGAATCGGCTACTCGCCTGATCTTGGCTATGCATCGGTCGACCCGCAGATCGCCGACAAGGTACGCGAGGCCGCCAACGCGCTTGCCGAGCTCGGCGCCGAAGTGGTCGAGGTCGACCCGGGGCTGACACCGGCCATCGATACCTTCAGAAAGCTCTGGTTCACCGCCTCGCTTCACCAGTGGGAGCAGCTCGATGACAAGCACCGCGAGCTTTTGGACCCGGGGCTGGTCGCCAATGCCAAGGAAGCCGAAGGCTGGACGGCGCTGGAGTTTTTCCGCGCACTCAACGAGCGCGCCTACATCACCCAGCGCCTGGAGCACTTCAACCGCGAGTATCACCTGTTGATGACGCCGTCGGTGACGCTCTCGCCTTTCGAGATCAATCACGAGGTGCCGCCGGGAAGCGACATGCGCGACTGGGAAGAGTGGGCCTCGTTTAGCTACCCATTCAACCTTAGCCAGCAGCCGGCGGCCTCCGTGCCCTGCGGCTTCACCAGTGAGGGCCTGCCCGTGGGCTTTCAACTCGCCGGCGGCAAGTACGACGATGTACGCGTGCTCAGAGCCTGCCACGCTTACATGAAGCGCCATCCCACTCGCTTTCCAAGCATTCCTGACCCGTCACATAGGGCCGGTTGA
- a CDS encoding helix-turn-helix domain-containing protein, which produces MASPPTPIAAHVTHTVKRLRRERAWSLDRAAVETGVSKAMLGQIERGESSPTVSTLWKIASGFRVSFSSLFDSGAATREALECDQHVPVWGEDSVGMQARLLFPFDPLLGFEMFMIELAPHALSESAPHAAGVVEHIVVVEGELQFCLDGQWQSLKEGEGLRFLADRPHAMRNATEKRLRFHDVIHYLPGAASGN; this is translated from the coding sequence ATGGCAAGCCCACCGACGCCGATCGCCGCGCACGTTACCCATACCGTCAAACGCCTTCGCCGCGAGCGGGCGTGGAGTCTGGACCGCGCCGCGGTCGAAACCGGCGTGAGCAAGGCGATGCTCGGTCAAATCGAGCGGGGGGAGTCGAGCCCAACGGTCTCGACGCTTTGGAAGATCGCCAGCGGCTTTCGCGTGTCGTTTTCGAGTCTTTTTGACAGTGGCGCGGCGACTCGTGAGGCGCTCGAGTGCGACCAGCACGTGCCAGTGTGGGGGGAGGATAGCGTGGGCATGCAGGCGCGGCTGCTGTTTCCCTTCGATCCGCTGTTGGGTTTCGAGATGTTCATGATCGAACTCGCCCCCCACGCGTTGAGCGAGTCCGCCCCGCACGCCGCCGGCGTGGTCGAGCATATCGTGGTGGTGGAAGGCGAGCTTCAGTTTTGTCTGGACGGGCAGTGGCAGTCCCTGAAAGAGGGCGAGGGGCTGCGCTTTTTAGCCGACCGGCCCCACGCCATGCGCAACGCTACCGAAAAGCGGCTGCGCTTTCACGATGTGATCCACTACCTGCCGGGCGCGGCGTCCGGCAACTGA
- the nfo gene encoding deoxyribonuclease IV, which produces MKYIGAHVSAAGGPDQAVHRAVEIGANAFALFTKNQRQWKGKPLTIEAISAFKKACQKHGFASNQILPHDSYLINLGHPEAEGLEKSRAAFLDEMQRCEQLGLSLLNFHPGSFLKKISERDCLLRIAESVNLALDQTQGVTAVIENTAGQGTNLGWRFEDLATIIEHVEDKSRVGVCIDTCHAFAAGYDLRGARATEQTLDELGSVVGFEYLCGMHLNDAKSEFGSRVDRHHSLGKGNIGLEAFITIIQDERTDGIPLILETVEPANWPEEIRWLRAQLPDAAPGR; this is translated from the coding sequence ATGAAGTATATCGGTGCGCACGTTAGCGCGGCCGGCGGCCCGGATCAGGCCGTTCACCGCGCCGTCGAGATCGGCGCCAACGCGTTTGCGCTATTCACCAAGAATCAGCGCCAGTGGAAAGGCAAACCCCTGACCATCGAGGCCATTAGCGCGTTCAAGAAGGCTTGCCAAAAGCACGGCTTCGCCTCGAACCAGATCCTTCCCCACGACAGCTACCTGATCAACCTGGGTCACCCGGAAGCCGAAGGCCTCGAGAAGTCCCGCGCGGCGTTTCTCGACGAAATGCAGCGCTGCGAGCAGCTAGGGCTTTCGCTGTTGAATTTTCATCCAGGAAGCTTTCTGAAAAAGATCAGCGAGCGCGACTGTCTGCTGCGTATCGCCGAATCCGTCAACCTGGCACTCGATCAAACCCAGGGCGTCACCGCGGTGATCGAAAACACCGCCGGGCAAGGCACGAATCTGGGTTGGCGCTTCGAGGATCTCGCCACCATCATCGAGCACGTCGAGGATAAAAGCCGGGTCGGCGTGTGCATCGACACCTGCCACGCCTTCGCCGCCGGTTACGATCTGCGCGGCGCCCGGGCGACCGAGCAGACCCTCGACGAGCTGGGAAGCGTGGTGGGGTTCGAGTATCTGTGCGGCATGCACCTGAACGACGCCAAGAGCGAGTTTGGAAGCCGCGTGGATCGCCACCATAGCCTGGGCAAGGGCAATATCGGCCTGGAGGCGTTTATCACCATCATTCAGGATGAACGCACCGACGGCATCCCCTTGATTCTCGAAACCGTCGAGCCGGCAAACTGGCCCGAGGAGATCCGCTGGCTGCGCGCTCAGTTGCCGGACGCCGCGCCCGGCAGGTAG
- a CDS encoding glycerophosphodiester phosphodiesterase family protein: protein MSHPGILLPALVAHRGYSAAAPENTLAAVRAAFDAGATWVELDVQLLGDATPVIWHDQDVRRCSDGRGELSKLSLQSARALDVGGWFCDRYAGEKMATLDEMLALLDELGMGVNLEIKVNKGRDANALVDAALPPLMERIPAERRIVSSFDEKALRRCRTLAGPDRLALGVLFGATPARWQTLCEELEAFSVHPDWTRLKRSQAMAMVEAGYKVLCYTPNDPSAFEPRWAWGVSSAITDQPETFKRFLDQR, encoded by the coding sequence ATGTCGCACCCCGGCATTTTGTTACCGGCGCTCGTCGCCCACCGCGGCTACTCGGCTGCCGCCCCGGAAAATACGCTAGCGGCAGTACGCGCCGCGTTTGATGCCGGCGCTACCTGGGTCGAGCTCGACGTGCAGCTTTTGGGCGACGCCACGCCGGTCATCTGGCACGACCAGGACGTTCGCCGCTGCTCCGACGGGCGCGGCGAGCTTTCCAAGCTTAGCCTGCAAAGCGCCAGGGCGCTCGACGTGGGCGGCTGGTTTTGCGACCGCTACGCCGGTGAGAAAATGGCGACGCTTGACGAGATGCTCGCGCTTCTCGACGAGCTCGGCATGGGCGTGAATCTCGAGATCAAGGTCAACAAGGGCCGCGACGCCAATGCGCTGGTCGATGCGGCGCTGCCGCCGCTGATGGAGCGAATCCCCGCCGAGCGGCGTATCGTCTCCTCGTTCGATGAAAAGGCGCTCAGGCGCTGCCGAACGCTTGCCGGCCCCGACCGCCTGGCCCTTGGTGTGCTGTTCGGCGCCACGCCCGCGCGCTGGCAAACGCTGTGTGAAGAGCTCGAGGCATTCAGCGTTCACCCGGACTGGACGCGGCTCAAGCGCTCCCAGGCCATGGCGATGGTCGAGGCGGGCTATAAGGTGCTCTGCTACACCCCCAACGACCCGAGCGCCTTCGAGCCCCGCTGGGCCTGGGGGGTCTCGAGCGCGATCACCGACCAGCCGGAAACGTTCAAGCGTTTTTTGGATCAGCGTTAA
- a CDS encoding NADPH:quinone reductase: MAKRIEFATTGGSDVLELKEVDVKAPGKGEVRIANKAVGLNFIDIYFRTGLYPAPGMPSGLGTEGAGVVDAVGEGVSHLKEGDRVAYAQGPLGAYAELHTLPADKVVKLPDGIDFETAAASMLKGLTVQYLLRQTYELKGGETILFHAAAGGVGSIACQWARALGVKLIGTVSSNEKAALAEKNGARATINYSKENVVERVRELTGGQMCDVVYDSVGKDTWETSLDCLKPRSLMVSFGNASGPVEGVNIGILNQKGALYVTRPSLNGYADTRERLEQMCSEFFEMIESGKIDIDVANRYPLAEAGKAQDALQSRQTTGSTILLP, translated from the coding sequence ATGGCCAAGCGGATCGAGTTTGCAACAACCGGCGGCTCAGACGTGCTCGAGCTCAAGGAGGTCGACGTCAAGGCGCCGGGCAAGGGCGAGGTGCGCATCGCCAATAAGGCGGTGGGGCTCAACTTCATCGATATCTATTTTCGTACCGGACTCTATCCCGCGCCCGGCATGCCCTCGGGGCTGGGCACCGAAGGCGCCGGCGTGGTAGACGCGGTGGGTGAGGGCGTAAGTCACTTGAAAGAGGGCGACCGGGTCGCCTACGCCCAGGGCCCGCTGGGGGCCTACGCCGAGCTGCACACGCTGCCCGCCGACAAGGTCGTAAAGCTCCCCGACGGTATCGACTTCGAAACCGCCGCGGCGAGTATGCTCAAGGGCCTGACGGTGCAGTATTTGCTGCGCCAGACCTATGAGCTCAAGGGGGGTGAGACCATTTTGTTTCATGCCGCTGCCGGTGGCGTGGGCTCCATCGCCTGTCAATGGGCCAGGGCGCTGGGCGTAAAGCTGATCGGTACCGTGAGCTCAAACGAGAAAGCCGCGCTTGCCGAGAAAAACGGCGCCCGGGCGACGATCAACTACTCGAAAGAGAACGTGGTCGAGCGGGTGCGCGAACTCACCGGTGGCCAGATGTGCGACGTGGTCTACGACTCCGTTGGCAAGGATACCTGGGAGACCTCGCTTGATTGTCTGAAGCCGCGCTCGCTGATGGTCAGCTTCGGTAACGCCTCGGGCCCGGTCGAAGGTGTCAATATCGGCATTCTCAACCAGAAGGGGGCGCTCTATGTCACGCGCCCGAGCCTCAACGGTTACGCCGACACCCGCGAGCGCCTGGAGCAGATGTGCAGCGAGTTCTTCGAGATGATCGAAAGCGGCAAGATCGACATCGACGTGGCCAACCGCTATCCGCTGGCAGAGGCCGGCAAGGCTCAGGATGCGCTGCAGTCGCGCCAGACGACCGGCTCGACCATCCTGCTTCCCTGA
- a CDS encoding TenA family protein has product MDLCQRLRQAANPYWDASVNHRFVDELLSGHIDDEVFARYLVQDFCFCDSFVRLLGAAVCAADDPEARLTHARQLSVLAGGEYRYFIDSFQALGVAENHWRNPPIAEPTQAFVELMDRACASQDYALILVVLVVAEWLYLEWAQRSPTPPPERAEHRDWIVIHNEPAFVQWVDFLKSELNRVGETQSFESLRAPFVEASRIEKRFFDMAYDGPDA; this is encoded by the coding sequence ATGGATCTATGCCAGCGGCTGCGTCAGGCGGCCAACCCGTACTGGGACGCCTCGGTCAATCACCGTTTCGTCGATGAGCTCTTGAGCGGTCACATCGATGACGAGGTGTTCGCCCGCTACCTGGTACAGGACTTCTGCTTTTGCGACAGCTTCGTGCGGCTACTCGGGGCGGCGGTGTGCGCCGCCGATGATCCCGAGGCGCGGCTGACCCACGCGCGCCAGCTCAGCGTGCTGGCCGGCGGCGAGTACCGCTACTTCATCGACTCCTTTCAGGCCCTCGGTGTGGCCGAAAATCACTGGCGCAACCCGCCCATTGCCGAGCCGACCCAAGCCTTCGTCGAGTTGATGGACCGGGCCTGCGCCTCCCAGGACTACGCGCTGATTCTCGTGGTGCTGGTGGTGGCAGAGTGGCTCTATCTGGAGTGGGCGCAGCGAAGCCCGACGCCGCCGCCCGAGCGCGCCGAGCACCGCGACTGGATCGTGATCCATAACGAGCCGGCTTTCGTACAGTGGGTCGACTTTCTTAAAAGCGAGCTCAACCGGGTGGGCGAAACCCAAAGCTTCGAGAGCCTGCGCGCGCCCTTTGTCGAGGCCAGCCGCATCGAAAAGCGCTTTTTCGATATGGCCTATGACGGCCCGGATGCCTGA